From the genome of Chaetodon trifascialis isolate fChaTrf1 chromosome 4, fChaTrf1.hap1, whole genome shotgun sequence:
GATAGGCTCTCAAAACTAACTAGTGATTATTAGTGAGTGAGGATCAGCATGTTGTAGTTTTACCACAAACACTCGGGTAAAATAAAGTTGAACATTAATGTCAGAATGATGAAGTGGTTGACAGCAGAGAACAGATGATTAAACTCTCTCTCCGGCATTATTCTGGACTCATCCTCACAGTTACATCACTCTCAAAGTGACACAAAGGGCAACATATGATATGTGGAAAAGAGCCCTTTCACCAGACTTGCAAACAACAGCGAAGCATCCAACATGATTGCTCAAGACCCACAACCAATCAGTTACACTGAGCAGAAATATGTGAAACCAACTCAGCGTGTGCGCTCTTTCTGTCGTGTGACTGAGGCGTCCTAAACGGTGGCATGCACTGAATGTTTGAGTCCAGTGCGCTCAGCCGCTGACCATGAGAAAATGGACGTTCTGTGAGtggggggaggtgtgtgtgtggagtgtgtgtccTGCCCTGTCATCTGGATGGCCTTTCTCTAACTGACCTTGTTCCTCTTTCCCGTGACATCATCAGAGCCGTCTTTCGGCTTGGCCAGATTGTCCTTTCGGAAACCCAGACTGTGTGAGTCACAGATAGCGTGGACCGTTTGTCCTCGTCACAGTGTTTGTGGTGCTGATACGGTGCAGTGTGCTCGCACAGCTTCCAGTGTGAAAAGAAGGAAGCAGGATACAGTTTGCTTTTCTCAGGCTCAACACGTAATGACAGGTTTCTGATGCATGGTTAGTTTAACAGCATGCATGTGGTTTTGTATGAAATCCACATCCTGTACTCTAGATACTGCAGCCTGACTTGCTAAAAGCTGCTAACACCTCTGCATTCACTCACTCAGTCCACAAGTGATTCAAATGTGGTTATTTGACTCATCCGGATCAGGATCTCCAAAACTTCcataaaactcttttttttctttggttaaTGACAGAATTAGTAACTTATATGCAGGAAACAAGCAGCTGGTGCTACAACCATAACAAGATGTTGATCTTTTTTTGAACACAAAAATGAGGTTGATGCGTTCTGAATGCAGAATGAGGCCCAGCTTTATCACCCAGCTTTTATTGCAAACCGCTACATTTGCTCTAACAGTATTTATTCTTTTCGGATTTTATGTGCCACCACTATATTACatagttggtggagaccaaaaacagagcacaaAGGTGGCCAGAGACTTTAAATGGACGATATTGTTGCTGCATAGCTGCTCTACCCAACCTTTTTACGTTGGGTAGAGCAGCTAGAGCAGAGTTTTTCCCACTTCCTCCAAGAGGCTGAAAAACATCAGTTTATTGTGTGGGAGTTTATGGTCCATCAATATTTGCTCATCTGTTTTGTGCTTGCTATCATAACTTGTTACAACCAGTTGCCTTTACCTCCAAAGCAACTAAATCAACATTTCAAGCGGTGATGGGAAAAGTGGGCTGTTTTAGCTTACAAGCTAATTAGCATTCGGCAGTTTGTGAAAGTGCTTCTTTTAAAGAGAGAACGGTACACCAGCTGATACTTATTCTCATGTAATCTACCCTTAGAGACGTGTCTGTGAGAGTTAACTGTGTTCAGTTAAGTGTTTACGTTATTCTTTCTGCTCCTGTAAGTTGATACAGTACGGAGTACAACACAGAGTGAGCGAGCCAAGCTCTCCCCATCTCGAGCCTGCCCAGCAGTCTGTGGGGTTAACGTGATACAATGAGAAAATTGTTAGGAGACAAAAAAGCCTAGTTTGTCTGCGTGAGGAGCTCCACTCTCCTCTGCTGATCTATGTGAGGTCACAGAGAAAGGGATAGATGGAGGAAACGATGGGTGGGGAGGGAGGTGACCAGACGTACAGAAGCGTGGTGTCATTGGACGGTTTTCGGTCACAACTTGTCAGAAATCTTGAGCTTGTTTGCAGTGCTGTGGTGAAGTTGAAGTGACTGTAACACATGCTAATGTTGTACTAACACATACAGACAAGTCTGAACTACAGTATACAGTAGATCACATGTTCAGGGTGTGCAGTGTGACAAGCTTTTCCTCAAACTGGCACTGCTGTGACCCCTGAGAGCATCCTGaatgtttttcccctcactcttcctcattctctctctcctggtgTTTTGTCAGCCCCGGAGCAGCCGAGCTGTAAGGCGCTGTACGACTTTGAGCCGGAAAACGAGGGAGAGCTGGGCTTCCATGAGGGCGACATCATCACCCTGACCAATCAGATTGACGAGAACTGGTACGAGGGGATGCTGAACGGCCAGTCGGGATTCTTCCCCCTCAACTATGTGGAGGTCCTCGTTCCGTTGCCACACTAATacaaagagagcaagagagccaaggaggagactgatggagaggaggaggagagggcgaGTAGAATTAGtagagagggaggaaagtgaAGCCGAGGGATGGTCCGCAGAATACTCAATTTCACCTTCAGCTCCAGCGTCATCGTCACCGACGAGCACTTTTTGTCATCTGGAGTTCTGGAGAAGATGGTCACATTTCAAAGTCCAGACCAGAATATCAACCTGTTCCAGCCACAGGTAAACGGATGCAAGATGGACACAAAAAGTCTTTACTTGTTATCACAAGCCGTTCTTGAGGACTAACTGATGACACAGTTATGAGCAATATTTTTCATTAACCACAAATTACTGATATAGTAAAGACAATTCCTATTGAATCTGGTGATTATGGTGGCTGAGGTGACACATTCATATCATCCTTTTTGTGTGACTGCAGTCTGTTTAAACCTCAGGTTGGTCATCAAGGTAACAGTCAGTTTTCAGACCGAAGGCCAACTCAAACCTCACCGTAGACGTCATGTGCACCTTGACTGAGTAATTATCCTCATTTCAAAACCGAAAACCTTGTTAGTCTGCCAGTCAGGGCTGGAGCTCATCGCTTGATGCCACCTGCTGGCGAGACGGAGAATTTCGTTTACCGAAACTAAAATGGAACTACACACAGCTAAAAATGTGGTCTAATGAGTTGTAtctaaaagaagaagaaaaaaaaaatactgcatattgagcatcttcatgtttttaattagAAACATGAGCTGAAATCAGCCTCAGATCTGTGATTTTTGGCCTATTTGTAATGCTCTTTTTAAAGATCTGTGTCTAAGCTGTGCACTGGTGATGGCCCCAGAAGACAACAGGCCTGAGACAGTGGTTTCCTCATGTTCTTTCAGTATTTGATTTATGTTAGTCTCAGCGTGCTGCAGTAGTTGTAAAAGTAGAACAGCTTGCTGAATATGTGAGAAAATGTTGTCATTGCACCTTGGTCCTCCGATGAGattgatgtttgtgtgacagattaactccaccaacacacacacacacacacacacacagaccccaAAGTTAAATGCAGACGTTGCACCTTTTTGTCACTGACGGCaggagtgtgtttgttgtgtagAGATGCAGAATGATTCGTTGTTCAGTGGTTGTCTGTTCAATAGAGGAAACAGAGCCAAAAAGTTTATAAAATGCAATAGAAACATATCGCTCGCTTGTTAAACCGCTAACTACTCTGTATCACAGCCATATATTCATTTAGTTTTGggcctgtttgtctttgcatgttaaagccttttcctttttttccgGTCTTTTGAGCCCAGTTTCAGGTGCCCGTTAGCTCCATGCAGTGCCTGAATAGATGACGCTGCTGGCAGCGCCCTGTCTTTCATATTCATCGCTAACTGTCCCTCTATTTCTGTCTGCCCTTGTGTCTTTGAGAATGTGAAACTCCTCCGTGCTTTGAAACTCGTCCTGACCCCGTGATTCTGATGATTTACAGCGGCTCTGATTCCATTTAATCGTTCATACGTTCAGGCTGCAGGATGTAGACCGGTGTCGTTCCTTTTTGATCTGTTTAGACAAGGCTGGTATCTTGTTCAGGATTTAGCCACGGCCcggagctgcaggtggagtctTGTCCAACATACGCTGTACAGTATGACGGCAAGACCTGGAGTGAAAGGGAAACCATCAAGGGAAAAATAAGCTGTTGTCCATTTTGACTCATTTGGAGAACTTTTGCAAACGGTAGCATCAGTCCCACTGATTCTGAGTTGTTTGAGAGGGAAAATGTTAGATAGATGTGTACTCGTTCACCGTTTGCAGgatctctctgctgtgtttcccctcctctcatctgtgtttgtccATCACTCCGCGCTGCCAAACCCTTCCCCCACTCCCGTGTTTGGTCCTTGTCTAATATGTTTACATTTCTGATCTTACTACATTTCAGTGCTTGTATCAAGTTCAGGGCAAAGTTTAAGGACTGTTGGAGGTGCTGTCTGGATCACACTGTTCAAAAGTCCTTGATAGCTTTGTTTTAGTGCCTTTGAtaaagaaaggagggaaagtACTGCAACTAATACAGCAACCAAAACCTAATCCAGCTCGTCGAGAGAATGGTTAAGAGTTTCTTCTCtacttttggttttatttctaGCCGTTGGCACTTTCCTGTGTAAAGagaaatgcatgtgtgcacggTTTCAGCACATTTCTGACACTACAAACGGTTTCCTGGACATGTGTTGTTTAGACTAATGTGAGCTTCATCAGCAGACCACCAGGggaaactgtatttttatgtagattttaattcatgtttgagaaaaatgtcccactgatttctttttttaaagggcTATGTATTTGTTTAATCAGTCTTAAATGCTCCTTTGAACAGCATTAAATCATTCTGGCTCTCTATagtattattttttatatacaAGAccttaaaacatttaaattaatcTTTGCATGTAGTCCTATATTACACCCTGTAAATGTAAGTCTTAGATTTAAGTTGCCTTTTTACTTTTGGTATGAGTACAGAATTTAACCgcaatattttgtcttttattatcAAAGTATTTGTACGTGCTTCTTTCTtgtcccccacctcccccttcttacaataaatgaaaaagaaaaatgtgttatCGCTGCATTGGATCAATATCTTCTGATGTCAAATCGTGGCTGGTTTTAAAATGTATGGAAGACTTTTGAGCTGAgtagaaaaaaagggaaaagaaatcTTCTCTGGCTTCATGCAGTAGCACAGTACAgtattttcagccattttcagTCAGTATTTTCCCTTTTAAAGCAACGAGTTGCCAGAAGTATTCAAATCTTtcactttaagtaaaagtatcaatACTACACTGGGAAGCTACTCCACTACAATTCAAAGTATTGCATTCAAAATCTTGAGCAATATGTACTTTAAAGTATCAGAAGTACTCATTGCGCAGTAAAATGCTCCCTGgcagtgttttactgttatATATGATGCTTTTGGGTTAATAATGTGTATGTTGAAtgttactgctgtagatgtttaaggttgcaCAACTACTTCAtgtactgttgggtagtttaacCTACAGCGATGCAGCATATTTTATTAAATTATCATGTTTAATAGAAGCACATATTTCTAATAAAAGTCAACTTTTCCTGGGCTCAGACAAACAGCCCGTCGGAAAAATGTCTCTGAAAAGTCCCTGAAGCTGTCAGGCAGATGTggtggagtgaaaagtacaGTTTTCCCTCCGAGCTGTAGATTAAAAGCATAACGTTGTATAAAATACTCAAAAGCACCTCAATttagtacatttactcaagtaccgTACTTGTGTACTGGGACTCAGCACCTCTGGGTCTTTGTAATAACTTTCAAAAGTTAAACATTAAATGCGGTTTTgttgagtgtgtgagaggattCACTCGCACACCTTAAACCGTAACAACGTTCCCGTCCGCCTAGCTGAACTTTGTGTTACGGGTctgtaaatgttagcatgctaacaggctacaTGGTGAACGTCACTGTGTTAGCATTGCCATCACGAGCGTGCTggcatgctgctgtttgcactgaacacaACCCGACTGTAGAATAAAGTCACAAGACGTGTTTAAATAGTTCCAGTGTGTACATTTTAATGCTTCGTGGATCATCAGCAGGCTTAAGGCATTGCTCTGTCTTCATACGTGTACATCACACAATCCACAGTTAGTAATAAATACAGTACAGGTAAAGAGGAAGCAAGTGTCTGTCCTAACCAACAGGACTCATgtctgagacagcagagggtcaCATTCAcagcacgcacacgcgcacacacacacacacacacacacacacacacacacacacacacacacacacacacacacacacacacacacacacataggttCATTAAAAAAACTTTGCTCGGCACAACAGAATGCACCACATAGCAATCGTCCGATTTGACTTGAggaacacaaacattcacaaaaCCTATTGCAGAGTACAGTTAAGGTCAAACCAAAACACGTTTGCATACTTTGCTAATGTACGTTTTTCTATACTCACTTccatcccccacccccccccacacaccacTGCTCCACTGGTTTAGTCTATAAAGGCAATTACAACACATTAAAGTTTACATTGTACATATCTGGCAATATCTGCTCATACCGCAGGATACTGGCACAGATAGGCACATAGGTCCATGTGTAAAAGGTCAAAGGCCGGACAGGCAGGCTGAATTCTGGCCCAAGAAATGTAAAGTATTGGTTCAACACTCGTTAGTCTGGTGCTCCTTGATCTGGTGCTGTCAGGGTTTTCAACATTGGTAAATACAAGATTTAACTCACCATAACGCTGTTTGAAAATTAAACATCACTCAACGAGAGAATTCAAGGCATCTACGTTTCTTCTTCTATGGGTGTTTTTCAAGCAGGTCTACTCCAGACGTGCCAGCTCTGCACAAAAGGTGTTAGACGTGGAACGAGTTGAGATGGAGAGCGgccacatgcacgcatgcacggcAGAGCCTCTCAGTGCATGTTGTTCAGCTGACTGTAGACGTGCTCTAAGATCTGAGAGTAGGCCTGGTCTTTGGGAGCATGGCAGCTCAGAGAGCCCtgaggaagatgatggagaGTTCGCAGGTTAGGAGAATGACAGGATGGTCGCCTCAGACAGGTTTCAGTAAGTCTTCCTACCTTGATCTTGTCCATCATGGTCGTATCAGGACACCAGTACTGGCTGAACTGGACGAGGTCTGGAGCTGCCCTGTAGTAGTCAACCAGTAGCATCTGTGAAGGAAATAAACAGCTTTTTTAGTGATTTACAGTCCAAAGGTCTCTGCGGTGTTTTCTTAGGACTGAGGCCGTACCATCTCATTAAGAACATCACTGGTCAGAAAGTTGTCCTGTACGTAGGTGACCTCTACAGCCACCGGGATGCCGTAGTCATTAGGCCGTTGCTGCAGGAAGGCACATAAGGCATCATGTTAGGAACAAAGCCGTGAAAAAAGAAGGTAAGTGGTGTAAATTCTGTAAAGTTAGGACCCTGTTCTCACCTCAGGCGGTGGTACGACCCAGAATGGGGTTATTGTGGACGCCACGCCTTGATTGCCATGGTAATACGGACCTGAAGGAGAAAAAGTTGAAAGCTTTAAAGCGTCTAAACCTGTCAGAAAGTCCAGCTTTTGATGGGAAAGTCAAGGTTTTTCTGACTTAGAAACTCCAGATTAATGCAAGACATTAATAACAATCGGGCTACAATCATTGTGTGGGAAGCTCCTGACTGCCGGTGTTTTACGCTGCGAACGAAGTACAGACATCCACAAAAGACTCTTTGTTCCTTTCACacttctctctcatttctcttttctcattttttttctctttctcatttcctTCGAAAACACCTCTGTGACGTTAAACGTGTTTCCAGCTGTGAAACACTACAACACAGAGGAGACTCTAACATCAGTCAGCTGTTGCTATGAATGCAAGGACACTTTAGGCAGTGAGATCATTTTCAAACTGTTTACAAACTGTTTTTCCagagtgttcctgagctcatacagtaatatcctttatccaatcatgtgttcacaaagtggtgaacctcgctccatcctcgcttgtgaacgactgagcctttccaggatgcccctttcatacccgatcatgatcctatcacctgttaccaatgagcctgtttacctgtggaatgatccaaacaggtgtttttggagcatctttcccagtctttagttgctcctggcccaacttgtttgaaatgtataATATAAATAAAGAGTGAGAGAATATCCCTGTAAGCATCATCTCAATAAAGCCCCACAGGACTTACCACAGATGATGCCTAAGCAGGGCTGGAAGCCGTTGTTTGAGCCCTGCAGCCTCAGCTGATGGTCCATCTGGGAGTCGATGTCCTGCAGCGACGGCAGAGCCGGACCTCGCGGGTGGCTGTGGTACCATCCCACCAACGACAGCCCGCGCATGAACAGGTTCTGACAGATCTGGAGCAGAGTCAACATGACAGACGCTGATTAGGAAAAGTGAAGGTAAATAAACGAGTGCGACCGCAGCAGTTATTATGGACGCTTCACAGGAGAAGCTCCGTACCGACTGgtcagatggagaaagaggaaggatgTGATTTTAAGGTTTCAAATTAAGGACACAGGGTGAACACACTTTGTCGCACAGCTGTCAGTGCTAACTTCCTCGTGATGGACAGTCCCGAGGCTCGGGAAGAACGGGTGTCATTCACCTTCCTGTTTTCTGAGGGCACGCATGCTGTCGGTGCAGACTACTGACTCACTGCCCATGActtacctcctcctccacagcagacgCAGAGTCTCTGTCTGCCAGCCTGGTCCGACAGGGGAAAGCCCTCAAGACGGTCAGcactgaaacagagaggaaggcgCCGGGTTAAAGACGGCTTCGTCCTAATTCCTACCACTGCATGTTTCTTAGTCACTTTCTTTCACACTCACGTTGTGTGTTGGTGTCCCATCGTCCTCCGAGGTATCCCACCACCTCGCTGGTGGTCAGGTGACAGTGGAAGTCCTGAGGATAAAAAGCAGGTAACGCTCTCTCTCGACCGCTCACCAGTGTTTCATTATCTTGTTTCAGGCGTGGTTCTCACTCACCATTAGCAGCAGTACGTTACTGGACACGGCTACATTGAAAGGCTGGAATCTGTTGATGGCTGAGAAGGCGGACAGCTCCACCAGCGTGTGCGGATCTCTGAGGATACAGGTGGGTGTTTATCGCACTCGAAATCACTCCATCGATCACAGAAAACTGATCAGTCTGAGTGAGAGCCAGTACCTGGTCGCGTCCCTGGTGCCCAGGGTGCAGTATCTGACAGGAATCCTCTCTCTGTCGGCTCTCCGTGAAACTACGACGTCTGCAAAGGTTGAGATTCCAGTTTGTCGAAGCCACACAATTATGAAACTTGCGTATTTTAAGTTTGAAGAGAACGATACCATTCAGTCCTGGTTTGTTGTTCTTGACCTTCTCATCTGCCTGCACAGCTgtcttcccttcctcttcatcctcgtcATCGTCCTCCTCGCTCACCAGGCTCTGGATAATGtggatacagagagagagacgatgtgaggtcacagtgaccctCGTGCAGTGGGAATATTTCCGGaatgtttcttctttgtttctttcttcaaGACAAAGACGCCcatttgtggaaaaatcttGAAACAAGCTGATCACTCTGTGCCTGGaattcttttcacttttttttaaaaagaaaattagGTTTTTAGGAATGAATACGTATTAAATCTAGATTTGTAACAGCGATAAACACTGTCAGTGGAAACATCGGATACTTTCGCCCTAAAAAAGGTTGAAAAGAAAGCAAGTGAGAGGGAAAGCCGCTCACAGCTCGTGTCCACGCTGAGGCGAGCAGACGTTATTTCCACATGAACAAAGCCCTGTAACTCTGCGTTTCGCTGCTTTCATCATAACTCTTTCACAAGCAGCCCtcgttttctttctcctctgcttgtctCTTCGTCTCTCTGAATGTCAAGAATCACACACAGCCAAAACCAAAAGTCCATCCTCTGCGTTGATCCGTGAAGAAACTGTCCAACTGTATTTAAACCTGAGAGAACTGTATAAAAAAGAGCTGTTTTGAAGCACCTTATGGTCTTTTCATTGCTTTAGTCCAAATTTGGGTCACGCTGTTTGACCTTGCTGGACATTAAACTTGATACCGCTGAGGGTAGTAAATTGTCTCATATATCTGAGGCCACATACTGACTCTAGTCTGTAAAATAAAGAGTTTAAAGGTGAattcctctgttttctcaccATGTCTGCGCTGGGCTGGTACTTGTGCAGCCAGGTGGTTTTATACTGGACCAGCTTCTGGCCCCGGTAGCGTACAGACGCCCAGCCGCAGCCTGACTTCTTGGCCGGGTTGACCAGCCGTTTGCAGTGCGTTGCCCAGGCACTGGGAGAGTTGAAGATCTGGCCCGTCTCCACCCATCTGATTTTCCCATCAGTCAACAGGTCTCCCACAAAGTTCTTACCCtgagggagcagaggggagagacaTTTCAAATCTAAAAACAAGACGTGTGTGTGGCTTTCCTCCTTTAACTGCATCAGCTTAACCTGAACGACAAAACCTCACAGGACACTGGACCTCCTGCATCCAGATGTGATGTGTGTTATTACCAGGTAGTGGATGGCCAGCACGCCGTCCCCCGGCTCCACCAGGCCGTCCTTGAGCAGCACTCTCAGGGTGATGCCTCGCCGGGTCAGCAGGGAGCCCCGGCCGGAGCTGGACCGCAGGTCTGCCTCCTCCCCTCcgctcagctcctcctcatcctcctctcctccgtcctccaCCACCTGTGGAGAGCTGGGTGGCTCCGAgcctgaccacacacacacacacacacacacacacacacacacacacacacacacacacacacacacacacacacacacatcatggaTCCTAATGCACCCTGGTCTGCTGGAATGACATGTGGGTGTAGTGTGTAAAGAAACCATAATTCTTGCATGTTATGATGCattttcttgctgttttgtcattttgctcAGACGCTTCAAAATTAGCCAAAACATCTGGCTGCCAGTCAAACATCTGTATATCACAGTTGCACCAGGAACAAAGCCGGTTGTCCTTTTCTCATTTCCAGTGACTTTCTAATAAAAACCCCACTGCAATGGCAGCCGGCATCACTCATAAGTGCAGCATGCGAAAATGATCGCAGCCCTGTCGCGCTGAAAGGAATCTC
Proteins encoded in this window:
- the mpnd gene encoding MPN domain-containing protein, whose translation is MIVRRFQGTAGENDGRLDRHGTSGERRESDKDGEREKERGGELTLKQHNKETTLQSHRRLHFMFLNNRRSQCGGVCERESRPELKPTPRQVPRNGAAFHRVGFKGDAFRDMGSEPPSSPQVVEDGGEEDEEELSGGEEADLRSSSGRGSLLTRRGITLRVLLKDGLVEPGDGVLAIHYLGKNFVGDLLTDGKIRWVETGQIFNSPSAWATHCKRLVNPAKKSGCGWASVRYRGQKLVQYKTTWLHKYQPSADMSLVSEEDDDEDEEEGKTAVQADEKVKNNKPGLNDVVVSRRADRERIPVRYCTLGTRDATRDPHTLVELSAFSAINRFQPFNVAVSSNVLLLMDFHCHLTTSEVVGYLGGRWDTNTQLLTVLRAFPCRTRLADRDSASAVEEEICQNLFMRGLSLVGWYHSHPRGPALPSLQDIDSQMDHQLRLQGSNNGFQPCLGIICGPYYHGNQGVASTITPFWVVPPPEQRPNDYGIPVAVEVTYVQDNFLTSDVLNEMMLLVDYYRAAPDLVQFSQYWCPDTTMMDKIKGSLSCHAPKDQAYSQILEHVYSQLNNMH